A genomic segment from Triticum dicoccoides isolate Atlit2015 ecotype Zavitan chromosome 1A, WEW_v2.0, whole genome shotgun sequence encodes:
- the LOC119285379 gene encoding high molecular mass early light-inducible protein HV58, chloroplastic-like has translation MATMVALSSFAVVGRSAARSPVVAPRRRALVVRAQTEPGMDSTKETTSASTSSSSSSTSATPTPIPTAPKPMTKKANPSVWDALAFSGPAPERINGRLAMVGFVAALTVEAARGGGLLDQAGSGAGLGWFLVTAGVFSVASLVPLLQGQSVESKSSGFWSADAELWNGRFAMLGLVALAATEFITGAPFVNI, from the exons ATGGCGACCATGGTGGCTTTGAGCTCCTTCGCCGTTGTTGGCCGGTCCGCCGCCCGTTCTCCAGTGGTGGCCCCGCGCCGGCGCGCCCTCGTCGTCAGGGCCCAGACCGAG CCTGGCATGGATTCAACCAAGGAGACAACGAGCGcatcgacctcctcctcctcttcgagcACGAGCGCGACCCCGaccccgatcccgaccgcacccaagCCCATGACCAAGAAGGCTAACCCCTCCGTGTGGGACGCGCTCGCCTTCAGCGGCCCAGCGCCGGAGCGCATCAACGGCCGGCTGGCCATGGTGGGATTCGTGGCGGCGCTCACCGTCGAGGCGGCGCGCGGTGGTGGGCTCCTCGACCAGGCCGGCAGCGGCGCTGGGCTTGGCTGGTTCCTGGTGACCGCGGGGGTGTTCTCCGTGGCGTCGCTGGTGCCGTTGCTGCAGGGCCAGAGCGTGGAGAGCAAGTCCAGCGGCTTCTGGAGCGCGGACGCTGAGCTCTGGAACGGCCGCTTCGCCATGCTTGGCCTCGTCGCGCTCGCCGCCACCGAGTTCATTACCGGCGCGCCCTTCGTCAACATCTAA